CTGCGCGGCCTCTTCCGGCGGCAGCTTCTCCCGCAGGATGTTGGAGTCAATCGCCAACACCGCGCCCGCCCGCGCGCGCCGGACCTGCGCCACTATGAAGACCGTTGCGCATTCCTGCTCGGCCGCGACGACGTGCCCCTGCGCCGTGAGCAGTTCGGTGAGCGAGGGGTCCTTGCGGTAGAACGCGTCGCGCGACGTGGCCACACCCACGTACGGCCGGTGGCCCAGGCCGCGGGCCACGTCAATCAGTGCCTGAGTCACAGACAGATCCGCGACCGCAGGGAATCCCAGCGGAAGGTAGGCCAGCGCGGTGCCCTCGTCGCGGTGGGCGGCGGTGACGATGGCAAGGTTCCCGACCTCGATCTCGGGCTGCCGGCCGCCTGCGGAGCCCACCCGGATGAACGTGTCCGCGCCGAGATTGCACAGCTCCTCGACCGCGATCGACGCGGACGGCCCCCCGATGCCGGTGGAGCAGACCGAGATTGGTACGCCACCGGCGGTTCCGGTGAATCCCAGGTACTCGCGATTGCGTATCACCTCGCGGGCTCCTTCGAGGTGCGCGGCGATGCGCTCGGCCCGGGCCGGGTCGCCCGGGATGAGGACCGTGCGTGCCACGGCACCGGTGGTGACTCTCAGGTGACGCTGAGGAAGTTCATCGCTCATGGCTCATCCTCCGTGACAAACAGATCCACAAGGCGACCGCGGAGGACGTCCACCAGCCCGCGATCGGTCAGTTTCAGCGCAGGGCTGACCGCGAGAGTCAGGACTGCCAGGGTCATGATCGGCGAGCGGTGTTCGAATCCCAGGGCTGCCAGCGCCGACCGGAACGCCGCCACCTGCTCGCCGACCACGCGCACCGGCTGACCGGAAACGATTCCGGCCACCGGCAGAGGGACACCCGCCAGCACCTCGCTGCCGCGTACCGCGGCCATGCCGCCGCCGTGCCCGACGACCCAGCCGGCGGCCGCAGCCATCTCGGCGGCGTTGCGCCCGACCACCAGCAGGTTGTGGCTGTCGTGCGCCCAGGTGGTCGCGATCGCTCCCTCACGCAGCGCACCGCGCACCAGCCCGTAGCCGGCGCTCCCGGAGCGGCCGTGGCGCTCGAACACCGCGGCCAGACAGAGACCGCTCGATTCCCAGTCCAGGCGACCGTCCACCAGGGGCAGCGTGGTCTCCGCGGCCCGCGTGTAGGTGGTTGTGGCGTTCATCTCCATCACCCGGACGCGCGCCGCGCTGCGTCCGACGGCCGGTCCCGCGCGAGCCTTCGCAAGGCCCGCGGGCGCCTCCACGCGGAAGCGTTCGATCCCGGGCGCCGGGATGCGCACCGTCCCCAGGCCGGCAGCGGGTGCGGGTCGCACCGCAACCACTCCGGGCAGCAGGCGTCCCTCCTCGGCCACGAGCACGCCCCGGGAGAAGACCGCGTCCGCCCGAAACTCCTCCAGGTCCCTGACGAGCACCAGGTGCGCAACCAGCCCGGGCGCGATCGCACCGCGATCGTAGAGCCGCATCCGGCGCGCCGGCGCCAGCGTGACCGCGCGGATTCCCTCGACCGGATCCAGCCCCATCCGGACCGCCTCGCGCAGCACCAGGTCCAGGTGCCCGCGTGCCAGCAGGTCGTCGGGAAGGACGTCATCGGTGACCAGGCACAGGTTGAGGGCGCGGGCCGCGCCTTGGCAGGCAGCCAGCGTGTCCGGCGCCAACGACTTCTCCTGAAGCTGCAACGTTACTCCGCTGCGCAGCCGTTCCAGTGCGAGCGCCGGTGTCACGAAGGTGTGGTCGGAGTCTATCCCCGAAGCCACGAACGCGGCCAGGTCCACGCCGGTCAGGTTGGGCGCGTGGCCCTCGATCACGGTTCCGGCACCCAGCGCCTCTTCCAGGATTGCCGTCATGCGGGCGTCGCCTGCGATCACCGCGGGGTAGTCCATCACCTCGCCCAGCCCGACCACTCCCTGCCATCCCAGCGCCGTCGCGACCTCCCCCGGGCCAATGCTTGCGCCGGAGGTCTCCAGCGCGGTTGCAGGGACGCAGGACGGCACCTGCATGAACACGTCCAGCGGCAGGTTGCGGCTCTGCTCGATCAGCAGGCGTATGCCCTCCAGGCCCATCACGTTCGCGATCTCGTGCGGGTCCGGCGTCACGGTAAGCACGCCCAGCGGGACAACCGCCTCTGCGAAGGCCGGCGGAAGCACCATCGTGCTCTCGAAGTGCAGGTGGCAATCCACCAGCCCTGGCACCGCGAATCGGTCTCGGCCTTCGATGATCTGGTGCGCAAGCGGCAGCGGGTCGCCGGGCGCGAGGATGCGGCTGAACAGCCCGCCGGCGATGCCGATGTGCCCGCGAAGCACCTCGCCGGTGAACACGTTGACCACGCGCACGTTGGTTACGAGCAGGTCGAACGGCCGCCGGCCGGCTGCGGCCGCCGCGGCGATCTGATGTGCGGTGATCTCAGGGCGCATCACGTCCTCCGGCTCCTGTGGCGTCGGTCGGATGAGCCGCGGTAAGCACGGCGGCCAGCCCCGTTGCCGCCAGCAGCACGGTCGCAGCCGCGACGAAGGCGGCGCCGAATCCCCGCTGGTCTATCACGAACCCAACCAGCAGAGGTGCCACCATCGCGCCGACATCCGCCATGGTGCGGTTGATCCCCAGGGCCACGCCCCAGTGTTTCTCGGGCACGACATCGGTGACAAGCGCGATTACGAGACTGCCTCCCAGGTTGGCCCACGAGACGAGGGAGACCGCGAGGACCACTCCCAGCGGGGAGCCGACGCCCAGGAAACTCAGCACCGAGACCCCCAGCGCAAAGAGGCCGGTCAGAATCACGCGCCGCGTTCCAAACAGACCTGCCAGACGGCCGCTGGCCAGCGCCGCGCCAAACCGCTGGATCGTGCCGATCATCAGAATGGCGCCGATCGCCGCTGGCCCGAGGTGTATCTCCCGGGCGGAGAACAGCGGGATTAGCGTCGCGATGACCCCGCCGTGGAAGAAGAACAGCGCCATCATGATGATGCCGGGGCCGAGGATGCTCCGAATCTCCAGCGGGGCTCCGCCAGAGGGATCGGTCTGCGCCGGCGCAACAGGACGATCGGCCGTAGGATCTGCCAGCCGGCGGCCTGCCCCCAGCGCCACGGTCCCGGCGATCACCGCGAGGACCAGCGAATACCGCCACGACAGCCAGCCGGCCACTGCGCCGCCGAGCGCCGGGCCCAGGGCCGTGCCCGTGAGAGCTGCGATCTGGTGGTAGCTGAACAACTGCGCCTTGTTGTCGAGCGTGGCGACCTTGGAGATCCAATACTGGATCGTGATGAAGAACAGCGCGGACCCCACGCCCATGATCGCCCGCCCAACGAGCACGACGGCGAACGAAGGCGCCAGGGCCACGGCGACCCCTCCTGCGGCCAGGATCGCGCCGCCCGCGGCCAGCATCGCCGGCAGGGCGGAGCGGGCCACGAGCCGGCCCATCGGTACGTTCACGAGCAGCCGGATCCCGTGGTACACCGACAGCGCAAGTGCCACGCTGCCGGCAGAAACCCGGAACTCCCGCTGCACCTGCGGCAGGAGCGGGCCGAAGACGGAAACGCCTATCTCGAATCCCACGAGGATGAGCAAGAGCGGCATTATGACCGCCGCTCCTTTGCTCACGCGGATGGGTGTTACGCGGGCCACGATTCCGGTGTCCGCTACGAGCGAGGGTTGGGCGAAGAGGGCGGCGGGGCCTGATACGGCTTCATCTCGTAGAACTCCGGCGGTGCACCCGGGTTGCCCCTACCGTCCTTTGGACCGGGCTTCAACTGGTAGAGCCGGCCCTCGTGGTAGAACAGGATCACGGGCTCGCACTCTCTCTGCTGTGGCTGCTGGCGCTGGCTGTCAGGTCCGGGCAGGGGGATAAACTCGCGCATCTCCAGGGGCTGCTGGTCTGGCCGCGGCGCCTGCAGAATGGACTGAGAAACGGTGGCCGCGGTCACCGGCGCCGCGCGGTCAGAGGCCTGGACCGCGGTATAGACAACACCACCCGCCCCGACCGCAACGACCGCCAGCAGTAGCCAACCTGCCCCCCTGAACATCGCTTTCGCCCCCTGCTACTGCGCCCTGCCTGCGTAAAGGGTAGCACAAATGCGGCAGGTGTTCAGCAGCCAGCCGCAGGAACTACCTCCGCCGCCGGGTAATGTGGAATGGGATCAGATTGCCGAGGTGAACGATGACGGACGAACACGCCGCCTTCGCAGACCGCGTCACCCGTATGCGCGACCTCCTCGCGGCCAACCTCTCCGAGGACTGGCCCAACCTGCCTGTAGTCGGCGGCGAAGGCGCATTTCTGTTTGGCCTGGACGGCCGGCGCTATCTCGACTTCGTCGCAGGGTTTGCCGCGTGCAACCTGGGTCACCGCCATCCCCGCGTGGTCGCTGCGGCCAAAGCCCAGATGGACCGGCTCATCCACGGCGCGATCGGCCTGGTCGCGTACGACCCGGTCCTGCGCTTGAGCGAGGATCTGGGGCGGATCACGCCGGGCGATCTCAACGCCTTCTTCTGGGGCAGCAGCGGCACGGAGGCCGTGGAAGGCGCCCTGAAGTTGGCGCGGTACGTTACCGGCCGGCCGGCCATCGTGGGCTTTATCGGCGGCTTCCACGGCCGGTCGTTTGGATCAACCTCGGTCACCGCGTCCAGCGCCAAGTATCGCCGGCACTACGAGCCGCTGCTTCCCTCGATCTACCATGTGCCGTTCCCCTACTGCTTCCGCTGCCCGCACCGCACCGGCCCCGGATGCTGCGGCGATCCCCTCGCTAGTCTGGACCGGCTGTTCCAGTATGTGGTGGACCCAGGCGAGGTCGCGGCGGTGATCGTTGAGCCGATCCAGGGAGAGGGCGGCTTCGTGGTGCCGCCGTCGGATTTCCTGCCCGGCCTCCGGGACCGCTGCAGCCAGCACGGAATCATGTTGATCTTCGACGAGATCCAGACAGGGTTCGGCCGCACCGGCGCGATGTTCGCATCCGAAACATTCGGTGTCACGCCGGACATCCTGGCCCTTTCCAAGAGCATCGCTTCCGGTTTCCCACTGAGCGCGGTGGCCGCCAGCCCAGACCTGATGCAAAGATGGGGTCCTGGCACGCACGGGACGACCTTCGGCGGCAACCCGGTGTCGTGCGCAGCGGCGATTGCCACCCTGGAGGTGTTCCGGGAGGAGGGCGTCCTCGACGACGCCCGCGCGCGCGGCGAGGAGGCGATGGCTCGGCTGGGCGATCTTGCCCGGCGATCGCCGTTTGTGGGAGACGTTCGGGGAAGGGGACTGATGATCGGCCTGGAGTTCGTGGATCCCTCCGCGGATGGCGCGCCCAACGGCGACGCCGTTCGCAGCGTCCTGGAGGGATGCCTGCGGCGCGGCCTGCTCCTCTATCCGGCCGGGCAGTCCGGCCACGTGCTGCGGATCACCCCGCCGCTGACGGTGAGCCGCGCAGAGCTCGACGAGGGGCTGAGTATCCTGTCAGAGGTGGTCGCCGCGCTCTAGCCGCCCGACGGCGCGCCGACGGGGCGCTCTAGCCGCCCGCGGAGCCGCCGCCCGTCGGGCGCTCCTCGTCCAGCACCCGCAGCGTCTCCTCCCGGATCAGGCCGTGCACCCGCTGGCGCAGCGCGATGAACTCCGGCGTGTCCATAACGCTCACCTCGCGCGGCCTGGGAAGCGTGACCGCTACCTCGGTCTTGATCCGGCCTGGGCGAGAGGTCATTACGTAGATCCGATCGGAGAGCAGTATCGCCTCGTCTATGTCGTGGGTCACGAACAGCACGGTCTTATGCGTCTGCTCCCAGACCCGCAGCAGCAACTCCTGCATCACCGAGCGCGTCTGCGCGTCCAGCGCGCCAAAGGGCTCGTCCATCAGCAGGATCGCCGGTTCGTTGGCCATCGCGCGCGCAATCGCCACGCGCTGCTGCATCCCGCCCGAGAGTTCCTTAGGGTAGGCCGGCTCGGTGCCCCGCAGGCCCACCAGGTCCAGGTAACGGCGCACCACCTCCTGCCGCTCCTCCGCCGGAGTGCCGCGCAGCCGCAGGCCGAACTCCACGTTGCCCTGCACCGTCAGCCAGGGAAAAAGCGTGTAGGACTGGAACACCATGCCGCGGTCGGCGCCCGGGCCCTCGACCGGGCGGTTGTCGAGCAACACCTCGCCCGAAGTCGGCCGGATCAGTCCGGCCACGATGCGCAGCAGCGTTGATTTGCCACAGCCGGAGGGCCCGACGATCGAGACGAACTCCTCGTCGCGGACGCCCAGGTTGAGATGTTCAACGGCCGTCACGGTGCCGCCCCTTCGGCGGGTGAAGACCACGCTCAGGCCGCGGATGGCGAGCTTCAGATCTTCGGCGACCACGGCAGCAGCAGCTTGTGAAGGCGCTTGAAGGTCAGGTCGAAGACGAAGCCCAGTAGGCCGATGGTGAACAACCCGACGAAGATGCGGTCGGTGAACAGACCGCGGCCGGCGTCCAGGATCATGTATCCCAGCCCGCGGTTGGCCGCGACCAGCTCGGCGACGATCAGGTAGGTCCAGGCCCAGCCCATCGTGATGCGCAGGTTGTCCATAACCCCCGGCAGTGTGGCGGGCAGGAGCACACGGCCGAAGACGTCGGCGCGGCTGGCGCCCAGCGTGTAAGCGCTGTCGAGCAGGTCCTTTGGCACGCCCGCGGACACGTCCGATATCAGCAGGATCAACTGGAAGAACGTGCCGATGAAGATCACCGCCACCTTCTGCGAAGTGCCGATCCCGATGTAGAGGATCAGCAGCGGGATCATCGCGCTTACCGGCAGGTAGCGGACGAAGTTCACCACGGGTTCCACAAGGGACTCGACGAACTTGAGGGTGCCCATCAGGATACCGAGCGGCACGGCCAGTAGCACGGCCAGCACCCATCCCGTGACGATTACGCTGACGCTGGCCCAGGTGTGCTCGGCCAGGCTGCCGTCCGCGATGAGCGCGGCCGCGGCCCGCACGATGTCAGACGGCGACGGCAGGAACAGGGGGGTGACGAAGCCGCCGTAGGTCAGGATGGCCCACAGCGAGAAGAGCCCTGCGGCCGACGCGCCCACCCCTGCCAGGTACGCGCTGCGGGAGATCGGCTCGTGCGGCCGCAGGATCTCGCTTAGCCGGGCCAGCAGCCCGGGTCGGTCTCGTTTCACCGCCCGGAGCGTCTCACTTCCCTACGAACGATGGATCCAGGATGTCCGCCGCCTTGATTCCCTTCATCCCGGCCTTGCCCAGACCGGTCCACAGGTCAATGGCGAACTGCGCGGTCTTGTAGCCGATCCCGGGCTTGTCCTTCGTGCCGAAGAACTCCTGGGAGGCGGCCAGATCGTAGTAACGGATGCCGGTCAGCGTCTCCGCGAAGACCTTGGTATCCTTCAGCCAGCCGCCGACCGCCTCGGCCATGATCTTGTTGCTCTCGTCCGGGTTCTGCTTCCAGTAGTCCACGGCGCGATGCCAGGCCCGCACGAGGTTGGCCATGTCCTTGGGCCGGGCCTTGATCACGTCCTTGCGGAAGACCAGGACGTCCACTATCAGGTTGGGCGTGGCAGAAGAGTCAACCAGGATCTTGCCGTGCGGCGCCTGCTTGCCCTTGGTCAGCCAGGGCTCCCAGGTTACCGCGGCGTCCACCTTGCCGGCCACGAACGCCGCGCCCGCGTCCCCGGCGGTCATGTTGACCGCGGTGATGTCCTTTAGCGAGAGGCCGGCCTGCTTGAGGAGGAAGGCCAGGAAGAAGTGGCTTACCGAACCCTCGCTGAATGCCACCTTCTTGCCCTTGAGATCCTTGACTGATGCGATCTCCTTGCGCGCGACGATGCCGTCGCCGCCCTTGGAGTCGTCCATCGCGAGAATGGCGGCCATCTGGAAGTCGGGCTTGACGCGCTGCACCACCGTGTCAATCGTCGTCATGAGCCCGTCAATGCGCTTGGCGGCCAGCGCCACGTACCGGGGCTTGGTGTCCTCCATCAGCACAAACTCGACCGAGGTTCCCAGCTCCTTCAGGAAACCCTTCTTCTCCGCGAGGAAGAGCGGACCGTAGCCCACCCAGACCGGATATCCTATCTTGAGCGGGGTCTGGGCAGGAAGGGGCGCGGGCCGGACGAGCACGCCCGCTACCAGGGCCACTGCCAGGAACAGAGCTATCCGACGTGCTTTCATCTTGCCACCTCCGAGTAAGACACCTTGCCTGCTTAGAGCCAATCCGGTGGATTCCCTGCCAGCATGCCCTTTGCTTCTTCCCGAGACCCACGGTAGGGCCCGGGGTGTTCCATTTTCAGCGAGGTGACCGCGGCGGCCATCCGGCACGCCTCCTCTGGTGATGAGTCCAGCCGCGAAGCCGCGTACGTGGCAAAGCACGTGTCGCCCCGGCCGGTGCGGCCGCGCACCACCCGGGGAGTGAACGCGGCCTCAACGAACGTTCCTTCCGCGCAGACGAGGATCCCGCCCGCGTGCGTCAGCACGACCTCCCGCGGCCCCAGCGCGGCCAGGGCTTCCGCCGCCTTCCGGAGGTCGGTCTGGCCTGTGAGCACTTCGGCCTCCGCGTCGTCGGCCTTCAGGAACGCGACGCCGGCGAGGTCTGACGCCTTGCCGGGCCAGTCCACGGTGACCAGCGCGTCGCCCTGCCGGACCCGCACGAACCCCTGCACGTCGAGCCCGACCGGCCCGCGCCCAGCCAGTTCGCCCACGACATCACGGGCAACCTCACCCGCCATCAAGGGAGTGATGATGGTGACGCGCGTGTCCAGGCGAGGGATCTCCCCGGAGGAGAATGGACCGGCGAACGCCAGGGGCCGGCAGATCCGCCGGTCCATCTCTTTGCCCGGATAGGTGTTCTCTATGCCGGTGGTCTCTGGAGCCGCTACCGCGTGGACGCTTATCCCCTCGCTGCGCAGCTCCTCCAGCAGTCCGAAATCGTCCGGGTGGAGGCGAGTGACGACCGCGACGCTGAAGCCGAGCCGGCGCAGCGCCATCGAACCGTAGTAGACCCCGCCCCCGGACGCGATCTCCGTGACCCCACGGAAGATCAACCTGTCCTTGGCGAAGTGCCCTACAAGCGCGACGTCAATCACTACGGCTTCTCAATCTCTACGGTTTCATCGAGGCGATGAACGTGTCAATGGGGATCATGGGCAGCGTCTGGATCTTCACGCTGCCCCGCGCGCCCAACTCGATCGAGACCCGCGCCACGACCTCCGAGCTGGGCGCTTCCAGGATAGTAACGAAGTCGAACGGGCCCAGAACGGCATACTGCGCCAGGATCTTGGCCCCCCAGGCCTCGACCTCCTTGTTGACCTCCTTGATCCGGGCCGGGTTCTTCCTGATCGTCTCCGCGCCCTCGTCCGTCAGGTTGCTGAGCATCAGATAGGCACCCATCCGCCACCCCTCCTGGTGTTTCGGATTCCCTACACCCACCTCGATTCGATAGGAGAGGGCTGTTTACCCCCCGAATGTTCCCTACATGCCTACTCCAGACGATACCCGCAACAGCGATATCCTTGCCAGCCGCAGGGTGCCCGCGGACCAGGTCCGCTGGACGTGCCTGCCGGAGGACCTGCCGTTTGAGACCACAGCCAATCTCCCCTCCGGGGAGAGTATTGTTGGGCAGGACCGTGCTGTCCGGGCGCTCGATTTCGGTCTGACCGTCTCCCAGCCCGGCTACAACATCTTCGTGGCCGGACCCGTGGGAACCGGACGGACCACCTATACCCAGAGCCGGGTGCAGCAGGTCGCCGCCGCCCAGGAGGTGCCATCCGACTGGATCTACGTGCACAACTTCCAGCATCCCGATCAGCCCATGGCGATCTCACTTCCTCCGGGTGAAGGGTCCCGGTTCCGCCGCGGGGTCGAGCGCCTGGTGGACGAACTCAAGGATTCGATACGCAAGTTGTTCGCCAGCGAGACGTTCGAAGCCAAGCGCAGCGGGGTCGTCCAGGCCTTCGAGCAGCAGGCGAACACGATCTGGCGCGACCTGGAGGCGGAGGCGCGGCGCCTGGGCTTCGCGCTCCAGCGTACGCCCGTTGGCATAGTAACGATCCCGATCGCGCCGTCCGGAGAGCCGCTGGCAGACGAGCAACTGGCCCAACTCACCGCGGCCCACCGCCAGGAGCTTGAGCGCCGGGCGCGGGCGCTGCAGGAGAGCGTGGGCGATGCCACCCGCAAGGTGCGCGGCATCGAGCGGGAGGCGAAGGAGGCGGTGCAGGAGCTGGAGCGCTCCGCCGTTCTCTCGGTGGCCAGCCACGCGGTGGAGGCGCTCAAGCAGCACTACGCCGGCCACGAGCGGATCGTTGGGTGGCTGGACCGCTTCCTTGCCGACGTTGTCGACCGCCACGACGACTTCAAGGACGAGACGGCCCAACAGCCGCAACTCCCGTTCATGGCCCGGCGGGCAGAGTTCACGCGCTACCAGGTCAACCTCCTTATTGATAACAGCCAGACCCGGGGCGCGCCGGTGGTGCTCGAGCTGAACCCCACCTACTACAACCTGTTCGGCAAGGCGGAGTTTCGAGGCGAGTTCGGTGCCATGGTCACCGACTTCACCATGATAAAGCCCGGTGCCATTCACCGCGCCAACGGGGGCTACCTGATCGTCCAGGCACGGGATTTGCTGGTGGCGCCGTTCTCGTGGGACGGCCTGAAGCGCATGCTGAAGAGCCGCGAGGTACGCATAGAGAACATCGCCGAGCAGTACGGGTTGTTCGCTGCCGCGACGCTGCGCCCTGAACCGATCCCTCTGAACGTCAAGGTGATTGTCATCGGCGCCTCCATCATCCACCATCTGCTGTACCAGCTCGACGACGACTTCCCCAAGTTGTTCAAGATCAAGGCCGACTTCGACGTGGACGTCGAGCGCACCAAGACCGCGATGGTCGAGTACGCGCAGGCGATCGGGACGATCTGCCGCCGGCAGGGGCTGCTGCCCTTCGACCGCAGCGCCGTGGCCCGCACGCTCGAGCAGAGCGCGCGGATCGCCGACGACCAGCACCGGCTTTCGATGCGGTTCAACGAGATGGTGGACGTGATCTACGAGGCCGCGGCGTGGGCGAAGACCGAGGGGGCATCGGTGGTGTCGGCGCCTCACGTCGTGCGCGCGATAGAGGAGCGCATACGGCGCAGCAACCGGATCGAGGAACGCATCCGCGACCTGATCCGCAACGGGCAGATCCTGGTCAGCGTGGACGGGTCCGCGGTGGGGCAGGTGAACGGGCTGTCGGTCCTGATGCTGGGCGACTACGCCTTTGGCAGGCCGTCGCGGGTGACCGCGCGCACATTCGTCGGCGGCCGGGGAGTAGTCAACATCGAGCGCGAGACCCAGATGTCCGGCCGCATCCACAGCAAGGGCGTGTTGACGCTGTCGGCCTACCTGGGCGGGAAGTTTGCCCGGCGGCGTCCGCTTTCCCTCAATGCCTCGATCACATTTGAGCAAACCTATGAGGAGGTCGAGGGGGACTCCGCCTCATCCACCGAGCTGTACGCGCTGCTCAGCGACCTGGCCGGGGCGCCGATAGACCAGGGGATTGCCGTCACCGGCTCCGTGAACCAGAAGGGCG
This genomic window from Armatimonadota bacterium contains:
- a CDS encoding carbohydrate kinase; this translates as MIDVALVGHFAKDRLIFRGVTEIASGGGVYYGSMALRRLGFSVAVVTRLHPDDFGLLEELRSEGISVHAVAAPETTGIENTYPGKEMDRRICRPLAFAGPFSSGEIPRLDTRVTIITPLMAGEVARDVVGELAGRGPVGLDVQGFVRVRQGDALVTVDWPGKASDLAGVAFLKADDAEAEVLTGQTDLRKAAEALAALGPREVVLTHAGGILVCAEGTFVEAAFTPRVVRGRTGRGDTCFATYAASRLDSSPEEACRMAAAVTSLKMEHPGPYRGSREEAKGMLAGNPPDWL
- a CDS encoding ATP-dependent protease, with translation MPTPDDTRNSDILASRRVPADQVRWTCLPEDLPFETTANLPSGESIVGQDRAVRALDFGLTVSQPGYNIFVAGPVGTGRTTYTQSRVQQVAAAQEVPSDWIYVHNFQHPDQPMAISLPPGEGSRFRRGVERLVDELKDSIRKLFASETFEAKRSGVVQAFEQQANTIWRDLEAEARRLGFALQRTPVGIVTIPIAPSGEPLADEQLAQLTAAHRQELERRARALQESVGDATRKVRGIEREAKEAVQELERSAVLSVASHAVEALKQHYAGHERIVGWLDRFLADVVDRHDDFKDETAQQPQLPFMARRAEFTRYQVNLLIDNSQTRGAPVVLELNPTYYNLFGKAEFRGEFGAMVTDFTMIKPGAIHRANGGYLIVQARDLLVAPFSWDGLKRMLKSREVRIENIAEQYGLFAAATLRPEPIPLNVKVIVIGASIIHHLLYQLDDDFPKLFKIKADFDVDVERTKTAMVEYAQAIGTICRRQGLLPFDRSAVARTLEQSARIADDQHRLSMRFNEMVDVIYEAAAWAKTEGASVVSAPHVVRAIEERIRRSNRIEERIRDLIRNGQILVSVDGSAVGQVNGLSVLMLGDYAFGRPSRVTARTFVGGRGVVNIERETQMSGRIHSKGVLTLSAYLGGKFARRRPLSLNASITFEQTYEEVEGDSASSTELYALLSDLAGAPIDQGIAVTGSVNQKGEIQPIGGVNEKIEGFYYACKTLGLTGRQGVLIPHQNLRNLMLNDEVTGAVREGKFGIWAVRSIDEGIEVLTGLPAGQADEAGSYPEGTLNFMVAQRLDELADLLRRFAPHRAARDEARTREEGADKEALPDATPDAPGTDPPEAG
- a CDS encoding ABC transporter ATP-binding protein, whose protein sequence is MKLAIRGLSVVFTRRRGGTVTAVEHLNLGVRDEEFVSIVGPSGCGKSTLLRIVAGLIRPTSGEVLLDNRPVEGPGADRGMVFQSYTLFPWLTVQGNVEFGLRLRGTPAEERQEVVRRYLDLVGLRGTEPAYPKELSGGMQQRVAIARAMANEPAILLMDEPFGALDAQTRSVMQELLLRVWEQTHKTVLFVTHDIDEAILLSDRIYVMTSRPGRIKTEVAVTLPRPREVSVMDTPEFIALRQRVHGLIREETLRVLDEERPTGGGSAGG
- a CDS encoding aminotransferase class III-fold pyridoxal phosphate-dependent enzyme, with product MTDEHAAFADRVTRMRDLLAANLSEDWPNLPVVGGEGAFLFGLDGRRYLDFVAGFAACNLGHRHPRVVAAAKAQMDRLIHGAIGLVAYDPVLRLSEDLGRITPGDLNAFFWGSSGTEAVEGALKLARYVTGRPAIVGFIGGFHGRSFGSTSVTASSAKYRRHYEPLLPSIYHVPFPYCFRCPHRTGPGCCGDPLASLDRLFQYVVDPGEVAAVIVEPIQGEGGFVVPPSDFLPGLRDRCSQHGIMLIFDEIQTGFGRTGAMFASETFGVTPDILALSKSIASGFPLSAVAASPDLMQRWGPGTHGTTFGGNPVSCAAAIATLEVFREEGVLDDARARGEEAMARLGDLARRSPFVGDVRGRGLMIGLEFVDPSADGAPNGDAVRSVLEGCLRRGLLLYPAGQSGHVLRITPPLTVSRAELDEGLSILSEVVAAL
- a CDS encoding adenine deaminase encodes the protein MRPEITAHQIAAAAAAGRRPFDLLVTNVRVVNVFTGEVLRGHIGIAGGLFSRILAPGDPLPLAHQIIEGRDRFAVPGLVDCHLHFESTMVLPPAFAEAVVPLGVLTVTPDPHEIANVMGLEGIRLLIEQSRNLPLDVFMQVPSCVPATALETSGASIGPGEVATALGWQGVVGLGEVMDYPAVIAGDARMTAILEEALGAGTVIEGHAPNLTGVDLAAFVASGIDSDHTFVTPALALERLRSGVTLQLQEKSLAPDTLAACQGAARALNLCLVTDDVLPDDLLARGHLDLVLREAVRMGLDPVEGIRAVTLAPARRMRLYDRGAIAPGLVAHLVLVRDLEEFRADAVFSRGVLVAEEGRLLPGVVAVRPAPAAGLGTVRIPAPGIERFRVEAPAGLAKARAGPAVGRSAARVRVMEMNATTTYTRAAETTLPLVDGRLDWESSGLCLAAVFERHGRSGSAGYGLVRGALREGAIATTWAHDSHNLLVVGRNAAEMAAAAGWVVGHGGGMAAVRGSEVLAGVPLPVAGIVSGQPVRVVGEQVAAFRSALAALGFEHRSPIMTLAVLTLAVSPALKLTDRGLVDVLRGRLVDLFVTEDEP
- a CDS encoding transporter substrate-binding domain-containing protein, whose translation is MKARRIALFLAVALVAGVLVRPAPLPAQTPLKIGYPVWVGYGPLFLAEKKGFLKELGTSVEFVLMEDTKPRYVALAAKRIDGLMTTIDTVVQRVKPDFQMAAILAMDDSKGGDGIVARKEIASVKDLKGKKVAFSEGSVSHFFLAFLLKQAGLSLKDITAVNMTAGDAGAAFVAGKVDAAVTWEPWLTKGKQAPHGKILVDSSATPNLIVDVLVFRKDVIKARPKDMANLVRAWHRAVDYWKQNPDESNKIMAEAVGGWLKDTKVFAETLTGIRYYDLAASQEFFGTKDKPGIGYKTAQFAIDLWTGLGKAGMKGIKAADILDPSFVGK
- a CDS encoding nucleoside phosphorylase, whose translation is MSDELPQRHLRVTTGAVARTVLIPGDPARAERIAAHLEGAREVIRNREYLGFTGTAGGVPISVCSTGIGGPSASIAVEELCNLGADTFIRVGSAGGRQPEIEVGNLAIVTAAHRDEGTALAYLPLGFPAVADLSVTQALIDVARGLGHRPYVGVATSRDAFYRKDPSLTELLTAQGHVVAAEQECATVFIVAQVRRARAGAVLAIDSNILREKLPPEEAAQRFRAAEAASIEVAIAAARRLAAD
- a CDS encoding MFS transporter; translated protein: MSKGAAVIMPLLLILVGFEIGVSVFGPLLPQVQREFRVSAGSVALALSVYHGIRLLVNVPMGRLVARSALPAMLAAGGAILAAGGVAVALAPSFAVVLVGRAIMGVGSALFFITIQYWISKVATLDNKAQLFSYHQIAALTGTALGPALGGAVAGWLSWRYSLVLAVIAGTVALGAGRRLADPTADRPVAPAQTDPSGGAPLEIRSILGPGIIMMALFFFHGGVIATLIPLFSAREIHLGPAAIGAILMIGTIQRFGAALASGRLAGLFGTRRVILTGLFALGVSVLSFLGVGSPLGVVLAVSLVSWANLGGSLVIALVTDVVPEKHWGVALGINRTMADVGAMVAPLLVGFVIDQRGFGAAFVAAATVLLAATGLAAVLTAAHPTDATGAGGRDAP
- a CDS encoding ABC transporter permease is translated as MLRPHEPISRSAYLAGVGASAAGLFSLWAILTYGGFVTPLFLPSPSDIVRAAAALIADGSLAEHTWASVSVIVTGWVLAVLLAVPLGILMGTLKFVESLVEPVVNFVRYLPVSAMIPLLILYIGIGTSQKVAVIFIGTFFQLILLISDVSAGVPKDLLDSAYTLGASRADVFGRVLLPATLPGVMDNLRITMGWAWTYLIVAELVAANRGLGYMILDAGRGLFTDRIFVGLFTIGLLGFVFDLTFKRLHKLLLPWSPKI
- a CDS encoding GYD domain-containing protein, whose product is MGAYLMLSNLTDEGAETIRKNPARIKEVNKEVEAWGAKILAQYAVLGPFDFVTILEAPSSEVVARVSIELGARGSVKIQTLPMIPIDTFIASMKP